The Pyrenophora tritici-repentis strain M4 chromosome 8, whole genome shotgun sequence genome contains a region encoding:
- a CDS encoding TPR repeat, SEL1 subfamily: MANKPQRPGGLDLRSHSFEPPQFPNSTLGSNPNASMSNLSLMSDLPSPRTGEAPPALSPLDALALQGRLLAKRFEQQDKAGRRLSRLAPLTIQNEFGNRSGYFSSMSSSTVNSPNEEAGPVRSPQPQPSPRQDAHERHKSCYPQFGNEEPEPQFALGPLQSPMATIVEASPATPPQGYFDIPRSHSPDSVEPHFGLREATPISPHVPQPTSHMFLSPQRKPSVESQHRSQPRSNLLPPRSSSSIHSNRSPRLSPSMRSVTGDSYGDVEDMSLSGSYDSIHQNRNLSPSSSVSRAHSPFAHPGASAMARSPSAASDYSQNGSILPRPSYNFSRPMSRQSARPSLDARSNGGPSRQPSQESVNMRPSFDSPLRRQDSGDSPTNHYANDTIHTPVSMASEDFRRSGDFNSNPAPSYTYTKFNLPRGRPVDRRSVGVEDFFKREIKWDQENQPGKAQTRPPSPESPPRSFDQARLQRPSTDHGAPSLTSSNSTIRARTAGSTAEVTAQQHCDMGLELHEAGELLKSTYHLRLAARAGLPEAMFWYGLACRHGWGMRENKAEALQWLRRAVDSGQLEVADDEDQDKQGQLTDLTKKKKHRAQYAVAIYELGKCYGNGWGAPTDKSLALRCYEIAGNWGDADALVEAGYCYAEGVGCKKNMKKAAKFYRAAEAKGVSMVGNSWIYKDKYMDDDSTTSDARSVRSGRSATKDHSEKKPRDKSRTRTIFGRKKSSA; encoded by the coding sequence aTGGCCAACAAACCACAACGACCAGGCGGTCTCGATCTGCGCTCCCACTCGTTCGAACCTCCCCAATTCCCCAACTCGACTCTCGGCAGCAATCCCAACGCCAGCATGAGCAACCTGTCCCTCATGTCCGACCTGCCCAGTCCGCGCACCGGCGAAGCACCTCCCGCACTCTCTCCTCTGGACGCTCTCGCCCTCCAGGGACGACTTCTCGCAAAGCGCTTCGAGCAGCAGGACAAGGCCGGTCGTCGCCTCAGTCGACTGGCGCCACTCACCATCCAGAATGAGTTCGGCAATCGCTCCGGCTACTTTTCATCCATGTCCAGCTCGACTGTCAACTCTCCCAATGAAGAGGCCGGCCCCGTCAGGTCACCTCAACCACAGCCGTCTCCCCGCCAGGATGCTCATGAGAGGCACAAGTCGTGCTACCCGCAGTTTGGCAACGAGGAGCCCGAGCCGCAATTCGCCCTCGGCCCTCTCCAGAGTCCAATGGCTACCATTGTGGAAGCAAGCCCTGCCACCCCACCCCAGGGCTATTTCGACATACCCAGGTCGCACTCGCCCGATTCAGTCGAGCCTCACTTTGGTCTCCGTGAAGCCACGCCCATCAGTCCCCACGTGCCGCAACCCACTTCGCACATGTTCCTCAGTCCACAGAGGAAGCCATCAGTCGAGTCGCAGCATCGCTCGCAGCCACGCTCTAACCTCCTCCCCCCGAGATCATCCAGCTCCATACACTCCAATCGCTCTCCACGACTGTCGCCGAGCATGAGGTCTGTCACCGGAGACAGTTATGGTGATGTCGAGGACATGTCGCTCAGCGGGTCGTATGACTCGATCCACCAGAACCGTAACTTGTCTCCTAGCTCTAGCGTATCCAGGGCGCACTCTCCCTTTGCCCACCCTGGAGCATCTGCAATGGCACGATCGCCGTCGGCCGCATCCGACTACTCTCAAAACGGTTCCATCCTCCCGCGCCCGTCCTACAACTTCTCACGACCCATGAGCCGACAGAGCGCTCGCCCATCATTGGACGCAAGGTCGAACGGTGGGCCATCGCGCCAACCATCGCAGGAAAGTGTCAACATGAGGCCTTCCTTTGACAGTCCACTCCGACGACAGGACTCGGGCGATAGCCCTACTAACCATTATGCCAACGATACTATCCACACGCCAGTCAGCATGGCGAGCGAGGACTTCCGCAGATCAGGCGACTTCAACAGCAACCCGGCTCCCTCCTACACATACACAAAGTTCAATCTTCCTCGAGGCAGGCCCGTCGACCGACGATCTGTTGGCGTTGAAGATTTCTTCAAGAGGGAAATCAAGTGGGACCAGGAAAACCAGCCCGGTAAGGCCCAGACGCGTCCGCCTTCGCCAGAATCACCACCCCGTTCGTTTGATCAAGCACGACTACAACGACCAAGTACAGACCATGGAGCGCCCTCCCTCACTTCTAGCAATAGTACTATCCGCGCACGGACTGCCGGGTCTACTGCTGAAGTCACTGCCCAACAACACTGCGACATGGGTCTTGAGCTTCATGAGGCCGGCGAACTCCTCAAGTCTACCTACCACCTTCGTCTCGCAGCCCGAGCTGGCCTTCCGGAGGCCATGTTCTGGTACGGTCTAGCTTGCCGACATGGCTGGGGTATGCGTGAGAACAAGGCCGAGGCATTACAGTGGCTGCGACGCGCCGTCGACTCTGGCCAGCTTGAGGTTGCCGATGACGAAGACCAAGACAAGCAAGGGCAACTGACCGACCTcacgaagaagaagaagcacCGTGCCCAGTATGCCGTGGCCATCTATGAGCTGGGCAAGTGCTATGGAAACGGATGGGGCGCTCCTACCGACAAGTCCCTTGCGCTTCGCTGCTACGAAATTGCCGGTAACTGGGGCGATGCTGATGCTCTCGTTGAAGCTGGCTACTGCTATGCTGAGGGAGTTGGTTGCAAAAAGAATATGAAGAAGGCTGCCAAGTTCTACCGTGCAGCCGAGGCCAAGGGTGTCAGCATGGTCGGCAACAGCTGGATCTACAAAGACAAATACATGGACGACGACTCCACCACCTCTGATGCTCGCTCAGTCCGCTCTGGCCGTTCGGCAACCAAGGACCATTCTGAGAAGAAGCCTCGCGACAAGAGCAGGACCCGTACCATCTTCGGTCGCAAGAAGAGCTCTGCTTGA
- a CDS encoding Dynamin family protein — protein MQPSSPTSPVFSEAASKTETMAQQGTSTLEQLQTPQQVELLDKIDELRHQGLGHHGISLPQLIVCGDQSSGKSSLLEGLTHLRFPTKEGMCTTFATEVVLRREPDIEISCTITPGKSRSPTERRELAKFKRTFPSRESFLFESVTEQAKEQMERGARSSRVSIFEDVLRVRYSGPELPSLTIVDLPGLFETELGGGSGAERVAELVTSYMRDDKSIILAVVVADNDPENQKVFRYLKDFDSTGARTLGIVTKPDKVERGGDNEKEMMRLVKNQKLPLKHRWHAVRNRSYATKDQTPAERDEAERIFFSNGVWASFPSQDVGIAALRVKLSQVLLEHIGRELPELITAVQSSIQTTEVGLKALGPVRDTAEQQRSYLMGHAQRFQTLTNDALRGIYSNPFFALSSLDEPATTRLRTEVQNLNMAFAQTMYVKGHTWNIGSTHGSSAPVPSDNYSQAFLEYNNEFDKPEVISREDLNSHIGELVRQSRPSGLPSLVNPLVIGDLFKQQSQHWCKHAKHHLQRVFKAVTAYVEEALGSLMDPYTCSMLMLKQVRPELDRRWRSVEAKLEELLVPYTEQDPVTYDPSFVYQVEELRAARYASKTKVQAGGPASASVPFVFGAGDDAQNYRQSAEHLLTESIDNYANSEILDLMQTYYKAIFISNIATLGIENCLIKDLSAIFSPTLTAGMDDDKLSAIASESEDIRHERATLKHKLSVLESGKQVLFEHIAMRPTIRTTTKPATTSLRSSMTPSRSRTQNSRQDEQERRDATPDAEDELSRQLDNLVVTPPSPASALVRSRPRVDSGTGTPTPKKQGRRRSPFGWPPKYDVPRATVEDASDDD, from the exons ATGCAGCCATCATCACCAACATCACCAGTATTCTCTGAGGCCGCTTCGAAGACCGAAACTATGGCGCAGCAAGGAACGAGCACGCTTGAGCAGCTCCAAACGCCACAGCAAGTCGAACTACTCGACAAAATTGACGAGCTCCGCCACCAAGGGCTAGGGCACCATGGAATCAGCTTGCCTCAGCTGATCGTCTGTGGAGACCAGTCTTCCGGTAAGAGCTCACTCCTTGAGGGACTCACTCATCTTCGGTTCCCTACCAAGGAGGGCATGTGTACTACGTTTGCAACCGAAGTGGTGCTTAGAAGAGAACCGGATATTGAGATCTCATGCACCATCACACCTGGCAAATCGAGATCGCCCACTGAGCGACGCGAGTTGGCGAAATTCAAGCGTACTTTTCCGTCCCGCGAAAGCTTCCTGTTCGAGTCTGTGACGGAACAGGCAAAGGAACAGATGGAACGCGGCGCCAGGTCAAGCCGTGTATCCATTTTCGAAGATGTCCTACGCGTTCGCTACTCTGGCCCCGAGCTTCCCTCTTTGACTATTGTAGATTTGCCTGGACTGTTCGAGACGGAGCTTGGTGGTGGCAGTGGTGCGGAGAGAGTTGCCGAGTTGGTGACAAGCTATATGCGCGATGACAAGTCCATCATACTTGCAGTGGTAGTTGCAGACAACGATCCAGAGAACCAAAAGGTCTTCAGATATCTCAAAGACTTTGATTCGACTGGCGCACGTACGCTTGGCATCGTTACGAAGCCAGACAAAGTTGAGCGGGGAGGCGATAACGAGAAAGAGATGATGAGGCTTGTGAAGAATCAAAAGCTTCCACTGAAGCATCGGTGGCATGCTGTGCGCAACCGAAGCTACGCAACAAAAGACCAAACACCCGCAGAACGCGACGAGGCCGAGCGCATCTTCTTCAGCAATGGCGTTTGGGCGTCTTTCCCATCACAAGACGTTGGTATTGCAGCTCTCCGAGTGAAGCTATCCCAAGTTCTCTTAGAACACATTGGAAGGGAATTGCCAGAGCTCATTACAGCCGTCCAAAGCTCGATACAGACCACTGAGGTCGGTCTGAAAGCGTTGGGTCCGGTTCGCGACACGGCAGAACAACAGCGCAGCTATTTGATGGGCCATGCGCAGAGATTCCAAACGCTTACAAATGATGCGCTCAGGGGTATCTATAGCAATCCTTTCTTTGCGCTATCATCACTAGACGAACCAGCGACAACAAGACTGCGTACAGAAGTGCAAAATCTGAATATGGCATTTGCTCAGACGATGTACGTCAAGGGCCATACCTGGAACATCGGATCTACACACGGCTCTTCAGCTCCCGTACCTTCTGACAATTACTCGCAAGCTTTTCTGGAATACAACAATGAGTTCGACAAACCAGAAGTCATCAGTCGCGAAGATCTCAACTCACATATTGGCGAGCTTGTCAGGCAAAGTCGACCTTCAGGGCTACCTTCGCTCGTAAACCCGCTGGTCATTGGGGATTTATTTAAGCAACAGTCCCAGCATTGGTGTAAACATGCCAAGCACCATCTTCAACGTGTATTCAAGGCCGTGACTGCCTACGTTGAGGAAGCGCTGGGATCACTAATGGATCCGTACACATGCAGCATGCTGATGCTCAAGCAGGTCCGCCCAGAGCTAGACAGGCGCTGGCGTAGCGTCGAAGCCAAATTGGAAGAGCTTCTAGTGCCTTATACCGAGCAGGATCCTGTCACGTACGATCCAAGCTTTGTATACCAAGTCGAAGAACTACGAGCTGCCCGTTACGCTAGCAAGACGAAAGTCCAGGCTGGTGGTCCAGCAAGTGCCTCGGTGCCGTTTGTCTTTGGCGCTGGCGATGATGCCCAGAACTATAGGCAGTCTGCCGAACATCTCTTGACGGAGTCTATCGACAACTATGCGAACTCTGAGATTCTTGATCTCATGCAAACTTACTACAAGGCCA TCTTCATCAGCAACATTGCCACCCTTGGAATCGAGAATTGTTTGATCAAGGATCTCTCTGCAATATTCTCTCCGACTCTGACTGCAGGCATGGACGACGACAAGTTATCCGCCATTGCCTCTGAGTCTGAAGACATACGCCATGAACGTGCTACTCTGAAACATAAGCTCAGTGTCTTGGAATCAGGCAAACAAGTCTTGTTCGAGCACATTG CAATGCGTCCCACCATTCGGACAACCACAAAGCCAGCTACTACTAGCCTCCGATCCAGCATGACCCCCAGTCGGTCCCGCACACAAAACTCGCGACAAGATGAGCAGGAAAGAAGGGATGCCACACCCGACGCTGAGGACGAATTATCGCGCCAGCTTGACAACCTCGTTGTGACGCCACCCTCACCTGCGTCTGCACTTGTGCGGTCTCGGCCCCGAGTCGATTCTGGGACTGGGACGCCGACGCCGAAGAAGCAAGGTAGAAGGAGGTCACCGTTTGGATGGCCGCCTAAGTATGACGTTCCTAGGGCGACAGTCGAAGATGCTTCTGATGATGATTGA